One window of the Diospyros lotus cultivar Yz01 chromosome 12, ASM1463336v1, whole genome shotgun sequence genome contains the following:
- the LOC127814245 gene encoding uncharacterized protein LOC127814245 — MASSSLPGSALFIPTPTKKTRPKSRSFCPSMSNRNTPNPNLITAVGRLLWGQSLPPQLLISAVRASWSTAWQLMMSQLAPSDSGGRYTRPASQFRADSGFRQKPGALHLYVGLPCPWAHRTLIVRALKGLEHAVPISIASPGPDGSWEFREGHVQLTDRLVPGLDGANGCKTLREIYKLRRGGYDGRSTVPMLWDVEKKEVVCNESYDIAELFNSGLNGLASNPSLDLSPPPLKKQIDHWNQIVYPSVNNGVYRCGFAQSQEAYDAAANELFRTMDMLDDHLGRSRYLCGDVLTLADVCLFTTLIRFDLVYNVLFKCTKKKLLEYPNLHSYTRDIYQIPKVAETCNFEAIMDGYYKVLFPLNPGGILPVLPLGCGHEWLSEPHNRGSLTLVGKDVEVHVS; from the exons ATGGCCTCCTCTTCGCTGCCAGGCTCTGCTTTATTCATTCCCACCCCGACGAAGAAGACGAGACCCAAATCCCGCAGCTTCTGCCCCAGCATGTCAAACCGGAACACCCCAAACCCTAATTTGATAACCGCCGTCGGCAGGCTCCTGTGGGGGCAATCGCTTCCGCCGCAGCTCCTCATCTCCGCCGTTCGCGCGAGCTGGTCCACCGCCTGGCAACTGATGATGTCCCAGCTCGCCCCCTCCGACTCCGGCGGCCGTTACACCCGTCCCGCCTCCCAATTTCGCGCGGATTCCGGCTTCCGCCAAAAACCGGGCGCTCTCCACCTCTACGTCGGCCTGCCCTGCCCCTGGGCTCACCGGACCCTGATTGTCCGAGCGCTCAAGGGCCTTGAACACGCCGTGCCGATCTCGATTGCCTCTCCGGGACCGGACGGCTCTTGGGAGTTCCGGGAAGGCCATGTCCAACTCACGGATAGGCTTGTCCCCGGTTTGGACGGTGCCAACGGCTGCAAAACCCTAAGAGAGATTTACAAGCTCCGGAGAGGCGGATACGACGGCCGGTCGACGGTTCCGATGCTTTGGGACGTGGAGAAGAAAGAGGTGGTGTGCAACGAGAGCTACGACATAGCTGAATTGTTCAATTCAGGCTTGAATGGCCTGGCAAGCAATCCAAGTCTGGACCTTTCGCCGCCGCCATTGAAGAAACAGATAGATCACTGGAATCAAATTGTGTATCCCAGTGTTAACAATGGCGTCTATAG GTGTGGATTTGCACAGAGCCAAGAAGCATATGATGCAGCAGCAAATGAGCTGTTCAGAACAATGGATATGTTGGATGATCATTTGGGCAGATCCAGATACTTGTGTGGCGATGTACTGACCCTAGCAGATGTATGCCTCTTCACAACTTTGATTCGATTTGATCTCGTTTACAATGTTCTGTTCAAATGCACAAAGAAAAAGCTGCTCGAGTATCCAAACCTCCACTCATACACGCGCGACATTTATCAG ATTCCCAAGGTTGCAGAAACTTGCAATTTTGAAGCAATCATGGATGGTTACTACAAAGTTCTTTTCCCACTGAATCCGGGCGGCATTCTACCTGTTCTGCCTCTCGGCTGCGGGCATGAATGGCTCTCTGAGCCTCACAACAGGGGATCTCTGACATTGGTAGGGAAAGATGTAGAGGTTCATGTTTCATAG